The following is a genomic window from Colletotrichum lupini chromosome 5, complete sequence.
AACCACACGCCCCCTCCCCTGGTACCTTCAAGCCCTTGACAACTAGACGACATGACTTCCTCATTCCAGCTAGCGCCCTCGTCTGACGGTCTTCTTCTGTCCATTCCCGGAATACACCAAATCGATTAAACAACTGGACCCTGCGGTAAGTGGGAGTTGCTGGTTGTTCAACTCCGTCGGTGAATCCATCTGGGAAAAACCTAGGAGGAAAATTTGTAACCGCGTCCGCAAACCTGCAGAATATGAGGGGAGGTCCTGGAATTCTGCTCACCTATTCACGTGTTTTTTTTCTGTTCGTGTGATTTATTCTGCCTCCATCCCCCCTTTCGGACCCAGAACTGCTCATCCCACACTATTGAGCGACTGCCGTAATTGAAGGGACCCATCTACTCCGTACGGAGGCCTCGAGTGCgttttcttcttctgcttTTGTCCGAAAATACTGACTTGGTGCCCTGGACCCGGGTAACTGACGTCGTCCCCGGGGAACCAGTATTGAGGCTCTTTCTTCCGATGGCTGACAACTCCACCCACGGTACTGGGCCTGATCCGATGCCCAGTGGCCCCCGTCACCCTTCTTTTGCCGTGATCTGATCCGTGAGTAGGAAGAGCCGAAAAGTTTTCCGTGGATCACTAGATCATACGGAAGAAAAGGAATCATCATTGAAATCCTTCTAGTCTATCCGTGTTCTCCTCACAATGATACCTACAACCCATCCCATGTTCTCGGACTCCCTCCATCATGGCTCCATATTCACTTGCTCTCCACACCACCCCTGCCACATGTCGTCcgcccttcttcttttttttttcatcCCATCAATCATCCCCTGGCTTCATTTCGAAGCCCACATCCCTCTATATACCCTGGCTCGTTTCCAAACGTCAACTCGCTCTTACTGGCTTAGTTCGTGTCTTGGCGGAATATCGACCAAACACCTCCTGGCCTGCGTTTCTCCTAGACAAACGAACCACCATCTCTCAGCTCGTACCACGCCCACCACCACGCACAGCAGTGACACCACATGGTCGACCTCTTTTAGGCTTTCCGTCCCGTCTATTCGTGCGATTTCCAAGTTCGAGATCGCGGGCCCCGGGTACCGCTTCACTGCCACCGTGACATTGGACCGCCCGTGCTTCATGCTGCCAGCAACCGGCATGTACCTTCTTGGGTCTTCTACTCTGCCCACTGCTTCCTTTTCAGGTTGATGTCCAATATACTACAAGCTCTCTCGTGTTTTGTCCCTTTACCGCCCTATGTATCCGTAGTGTATTTCGTACCGCCGACCTTCTCCATCATCCCCTGCGCCTGACGCGATGAGCAGCGTGATCAATGAATGTACTCTATCCCGTGGTCTCTGTATACCAAAGCCCACCCAGACATAcacccctcccccctccccttctCTTGATGTTTCTCCACCCACGAGTGCACCCATCAcgactctctctctccgccAAGGACCTCCCAACATGTGGCCCAGCCTGTCCAGGCCCAGGCAAGGCACCACGCAAGTGCCAAGCCCCAAAGCGTCGAGAGCCTcctcctaccttaccttactgcTCGGCCTGGGTCCCGCTCGTAGCCTTCAATACCACCATGATCCTCGCCAAGACCAGGGATATGCCAAGATGCGCACGCGTACGCAAGCCATCACCCCCCTTCCGGGAGTCTCCCAGACTGGACCAGAGAAGGAAGAGATGAACAGTACTGCAGTCTGCAGGACAAGGCCTGCTCGAGTTTCTCCAGAAGAGCCCAAAGGAAAGGGTCTTGGCCCTTGGCAACAGAAGCTTAGCCAAGAGATGTCTTGGCTCTGAATACTTAAGAACCATCCTCCTCCGGCCCTCATACTCACTTGCCCTTTCGATCTCCATCCCGCTTCACTTCCAACTTCTTCAGTCCTTCAGCTCTTTCGCGCTCTTTGCATTCGTTCTCTCAGTAACCTCACTGTCAATACCTTCGTTCGACGTAGACCGTCAACCCCATTCTCTATCACAACCACTATCAATCAACCACACAACTAGCACCccagcttattaacgaaaagAAGTCAAGATGAAGTTCTCTATTGCCTCCTCCATCGCCGTCCTGGCCGCTCTGGCCAACGCCACCCCGACTCCCACCGTCGTTGGCGGCAACGCCGTCGACCCCCGTGCCGTCGAGAAGCGTGCCACCATCACTGACGCCTGCGACGTCGGCTACGGCGCCGGCACCACTGGTGGCTCCGGCggtaccaccaccaccgtctCCACCCTGGCCCAGTTCACCGCGGCCGCCACCTCCTCCGACAAGGCCGTCATCGTCGTCAAGGGCGCCATCACCGGCGCCGCCAAGGTCAAGGTCGGCTCCAACAAGTCCATCATCGGTGCCAAGGGCTCCTCCCTCACCGGCGTCGGTCTGTACATCAACAAGCAGGAGAACGTCATCGTCCGCAACATGAAGATCAGCAAGGTCCTCGCGGATAACGGCGACGCCATCAGCATCCAGGCCTCCTCCAAGGTCTGGGTCGACCACTGCGAGCTCTCCTCCGACCGTGACAACGGCAAGGACTACTACGACGGTCTCCTCGACATCACCCACGCCTCCATGGCCGTGACCGTCTCCAACACCTACCTCCACGACCACTACAAGGGCTCCCTCGTCGGCCACTCCGACTCCAACTCGGCCGAGGACACTGGCAAGCTCTACGTCACCTACGCCAACAACTACTGGAAGAACATTGGCTCCCGTGTCCCCTCCGTCCGCTTCGGAAACGTCCACATCTTCAACAACTACGAGGAGAGCATTGACACCTCCGGTGTCAACACCCGCATGGGCGCCCAGGTCCTCGTCGAGTCCTCCGTCTTCTCCTCCGTCAAGAAGGCCATCACCTTCCTCGACTCCAAGACCACCGGCTACGCTACCGTCTCCGACGTCGACCTCGGTGGCTCCACCAACGACGCCCCTGCCGGCACCTTCACCAAGCCCGACTACTCCTACTCCAAGCTCGGCTCTGCCAAGGTCAAGGCCTCCGTCGTCGCCTCCGCCGGCCAGACCCTTTCCTTCTAAGTTACTAGTTGTCATTAATAGTGGTGTGAGAATTTCTGCAATCAGCGCTGCCGGCCGTGGGATGTTCGTGTCCCCGGTTGGAAAGTACTAGGAAGAAGTACGGAATTCATGTAAATACTTTTCTCTCTCAAGGCATCAGACAAGGCCCTTGGCCACCTGGTTCTGTAGATACAAGTTGCCGGTTTCAACACACTCTTATTTTCCAGATGCAACGTGAACGTGACGGTCATTAAATGTTTCTCTGCTTCGGTGGCGACGAATAATAAAGGGGCAGAATGATCAATCTTACATTGATGGCAATTCTCCAAACACCGGCCGGCATCTTGTGGCTTGATTCAACCATATCACCCAAGGGAACCATGGTAGTCAAAGGACTTGGTGCAGCAGAGCGAGAAATCGATTCTGATAGGTTTCTAGGTAACTCTGTTCCTACGTAGACATACTCGTGGGTCACTCATTGGAAAGACTGGAAGAACTGTCCCCAACACCCCATTACATGGGCTTGCAGCCAGGTGGCAGCTTCGGTTCCTAATTGCCCTTTCTGGTCACGCCGACCTCGTTCCAGGCATCCCTCACGATCTTGCCTGCCTCGTCTCCATACAGCTCCTCTGCGATCTCCGTTGTCACATCGGCAAACTGGATGAACGTGCACTTGGGAGGAACACGGCCCGAGTTCATAGTCTTCCACCAGATGGGACCAGCCTTCTCGTACGAGAAACCACCAAAGCCCTTCGCCGCAAGATAGAAAGCCTTGTTCGGAATACCTGAGTAGATGTGGACACCGCCGTTATCCTCGAAAGTCGGAACGTAGTCCTTGAAATGAGCTGGCTGAGGATCCTTTCCGAATCGCGGGTCGTCATAGGCAGTGCCAGGTTCCTTCATGCTCCTGAGAGCAACACCCTTGACACCGGGCATGATGCAGCCTTCGCCAATGAGCCAATCGGCTCTCTCTATTATGGTTGTCAGTAATGTCACCGCCGTGATGGGCATTTTCCACTGACCGGCATCCTCCTTTTCGACAATCTGCTTCACGATGATGCCGAAAACGTCGGAAACGTGCTCATTGAGAGCTCCGCTCATTCCCTGGTAGTCGAGGGGACTGGTGTGCTCAGTCACAGCGTGGGTGAGTTCGTGACCGATGACGTCGATGGTTCCAGTGAAGTTACTCAGGAACTCTCCGCCGTCTCCGAACACCATCTGCATACGCTCTGGGTCCCAGACTGTCGTTTACTGTCAGCACAGTCCTAGAAGTTCCAGATGAACAGAGGAAAATAGTACTTACATGCGTTCTCGTATTTCTGACCGAAGTGGACCGAGCTGATGACATGCATGTTCTTGTTGTCGATGGAAATCCAGTTGAACTTTTCCTTGTACATCTTCAGTACCTCGCCAACATTGTCAAAAGCGTCATTGACTGCCTTGTCGTCGACAGCCTTTTGGCCCTCTACACGAACCACATCACCAGGCAACTTGCTCTCGTTCTCGGTGTTCTTGGCGTCATAGATAGCCCGGTAGAACTTGTCGTCCTTCTTACCGGCAGTGGCAGCGAGGGTGACCTGGTCCTGTGGACCTCCGACTTCGCCCTGCTGAACCTGCTGGACCTTTTGCTGAACACCTCTTATGTGGTCAAGATCCCTCTTGGCACAGGCTCTGGTGTCATCGTCGACGTCCGTTGAATCGGCAATGTGCTGGAGCAAGATATCAGGGACGATGGAAGGGCGGGAGTGGGAGGAGAGCTGGTGGCGCTGGGCGCGGGGACCACCAAGAATGGCAAGGCGCTCGGCACGACGGGTAGTGAACTGCTCGCGAAGGCTCAAAGCCTGTCTCGCAGCATGACGCGTATGCTCGCTATTGCACTCGGCGTCGGCGATGGCCTTGAGCAGGTGTGGAGGCACGACGTAGCACACGTGATCGGCCATGATGAATGACTAGGTAGTATCAGAGTTGGTGTGGAAAGACAGAATATTCGGTGAATGTCTTGGCGAGAAGACTCTGGTAGAGGCTGTGAAATTGAAGTTGCGAGGATATCAAGAGAAGTGTGAGATGTTGAAGGTTGAGTGAGGATgtaagaagaagagaagatgGTATCGAGGACGTCGGGGGGGTGGCCTCTTATGGGCAATAGCTCGGTGAGGAGTTGAGGGGGGATGAAGGTGAGGAAAGGTGGACTGGTGTCTGCCTGCCTTTCTGTTGCCTGCCGTGTATCACTTTGAGACTTGCTGAAAACGCGGGCTGGAAATGAGGCAAGTGCAGGTTTCCAAGTTTGGGGATTGGATCCAGTTGTCTGTCTGTATGCGCCAGTTGGTGTTGTTGCTCAGCCTTGAAGAGGCAGCCATGCAATGCAATCTTCCTGGGACTTGTTGTCTTATCGCTGGCAGCTTTGCCTGGCCCTATTAGAACAGAGAAGGCCAAGACATCCAGCGATACAGCTGTCGTCCGAAGGCCAATGTGATTGCGTGACGGGGGGCCAGAACTGTCCCAATGGGGTCGGCATTCGTGACCTATTGGTACCCCTCTTCACATCGGACAACCCACTTCTCCATCACGAATCCATCATGGGCTTTTCTACGTAAGTCGCGGGGTCGAGAAGGTGTCTTCACCCGGAGAGACCAAATAATCTTGTATTCAAGTTGTCACTGGTGGCTTGAATGCCATATTTGTAAGGTGCGAAAGGTACATATGTCGGGGAGCAAAGAGCCGGAGTTGAAGCAACGTAATGGAAGCAATGACAAACAATACGAAAGCGACCACCTCAGATGACGACCAAGGTACCGATAAGATAAGAGCTCCAGatacctaccttaggtaccttaggtaggcGCGGGACTGGGGCGCAGCGGGTGCCACCCACATGCCGTGACCAGGTGTTCATGTCCAGGGGACGTGTAACTTGGTAAACGAGGCAGGAATGTGGCACAAGTCAGAGGAGTCGATGGGAAGGCGAGACGGCAGATCAAGAAAAGCTTTCCCGAAGGCTGAAAGCTCCCCGGAGCGTTTGTTGTGGCGTCGCATTTGTTGACTTACATGCCGTTGCACGAATTGGATACCTACGCCCTGTCTCACTCGGGTCCACTATCTTGGTGTATGTGTCACTCGACGTCATTCTCCCCGTCTCACAAAACCTTGAATGTGCAAGGTAAAGCTTCGTCGCTTGACACTTGGGTGCGAGACCCTGCGGGCCAGACAAATGGCTTAACTGACGATTCTTTCCAGATAGGAAACAAGTCACCGAACCAGTCACGTCACGCCCGTCAAGCCAGTCAGAGCGTAGTTCAGCTGGGCAAGGGAGAGCTGAATAAGGTGCAGAACTTCAGGTAGCGGTACCTTACTGAAGACCCACTCCAACTGCGGAGACTGCCGGCGTCAACCCGGGCCGCAGAACGCAAGTGCCGGCTGAGCCCCGGCCAGTCCCGTTTCCCCATTAGAGTCTTTGGCGCCTACCTTACTTTGCACTTGAGCAAAAGTGCATGGAGGAAAATGTTGTGCTACCTGGCTTACTTGCGTCGTAGGAAGGTAACCTTTGATGTAAGATAGGATGGGAAAGGTAGGTAAGCAAGGCTCTGGCGGACGAATGTTACCGTTATGCGTGCTAAAGTGTAAGCGGGCATCGTGTTACTCCGTGAGAGGCTGACAACTTCCTTTTTCCGTAATTTTGGTTCGAATCAGCCGCATTGCGAGACTTATCTTCGGTGTAGAAGGAAGTAACACTCCTTGTGTGTAGGTAATGTGATCCTCGAAATACCTAGGTACCAcactaccttacctaaggtaaggtaaggtaggtaagtacAACGTGAGGAGGCAGCCTGAAGATGGGAAGATCACACCTGCCTCATCATCACCATAAGTCTTTGGTACCTACCTGGGCAGCTACAGATCCTCGAATGCTCGGGGAAGGAGGGATGCTGGGTTCCCTTCCAGAATCGTCTCAGGATCAAGGATCTGGTCGGGTGCCTTTCAATTCTTCCCTCTCCCTTCATCCCCTCAAGTCAATATCATTCTTCAACTCGGTTCCAATTCTGCCTCCATAAGGTAGCAAATCCAAGCGTGCTGGGCTGCGATAGCAAGAAGTCAATCGTTCACGATGCCTCCCCTCCTTACCCCTAATCCAACACCCTCCAAGGTTCCTCATTCTCAATCTCAGTCTTCGACACCAGCTTCTCGACCCTCGCAAAGCACACAGGCCTCAAAGAACCCCAAAACAACAGCAGATCTCTCACCAGAGCATCATGCAATCATGCTTCGTCACGCACTCTCCTCTCCGACAATCCGAGCACTTGCTTCCCTTCCCCGCGGCCCACCTCCCGGAGAGATCCTCCGTTGTGCCTCTTCCGCAACAGAATTCCTCTCCTTCACCT
Proteins encoded in this region:
- a CDS encoding pectate lyase B, encoding MKFSIASSIAVLAALANATPTPTVVGGNAVDPRAVEKRATITDACDVGYGAGTTGGSGGTTTTVSTLAQFTAAATSSDKAVIVVKGAITGAAKVKVGSNKSIIGAKGSSLTGVGLYINKQENVIVRNMKISKVLADNGDAISIQASSKVWVDHCELSSDRDNGKDYYDGLLDITHASMAVTVSNTYLHDHYKGSLVGHSDSNSAEDTGKLYVTYANNYWKNIGSRVPSVRFGNVHIFNNYEESIDTSGVNTRMGAQVLVESSVFSSVKKAITFLDSKTTGYATVSDVDLGGSTNDAPAGTFTKPDYSYSKLGSAKVKASVVASAGQTLSF